The DNA region GGTAGCGAGAAACCAcccggagcagcagcagcagcaggctcGTCAATGGCATTGTGGCCAACAGGCACGTCGATTTCAATTGAATGTGGTGCGGCCAACTACCAATGTCTCCTGTCTCCTGGCGCCCGTCTCATGTCCGCTGTCCGCTGTCCACtgttccacatccacatcgtCATCTCACATCGCCCATTATGACACGATGCCAGCAAACCAAACACAATCACAGGAGGATGCAGTGCCCACCGTCACACTCACTTGCAGTTGACACTTTGGTAGCCGGCTCGCATCCTAGCATCCTAGCATCCTGGCATCCTTGCATCCCCTGTCCTTCTGTTTGTCATCCGTCCAGTTTGCTGGCACTCTTCGTCTCGACTGTAGTTGACTGTCACTTGGCCTATGCCATCGATGTTACCTCCTTGCATCATCCTCCGCAGTCGCACGCCCATTGATTCACTTGCAACATCAAATCCGTTGAAATGCCCACTCAGCTCACCCTTTTGGATGCCACTTTGGATCTGCAACTGTTGGTGCGCATCAAATACGCACGGAACAATGAGCTAACCCAATAAATTTGAGTATACATAGGTTGGCCGAAGGTGTGCAGTCTGTTTAATTAATAGGTACGGTCAAGCAGTTAGTTCAGTGGCACTTTATCGGAAGATGTAATTAAATCTTAAGCTGCTCAGTCTCTGAAtgattattaaataaaatgtttgcatCAGTTAAGATTTCAAATCAAAGCAATCCAATTTTTATACTCTCTAGTAATTCACTCTAACTTCGACGACACAAACTGTTATCCAATAAACCGATAAAATTTGTGCCAAAcaattatacatacaaatgGCTCAACGAACACATAGATACATATGTTTGGCGGGTTCCATGGTGCGAAACTTTCACACGGCGCGATTTCCACGATGTGATAAAGTAGCAATGTCAAATTTCGATACCGGAATTCCCCTGCCCTACAAGAAGTTAAGGCAAAACCTGGATTGCGTCAAGGGCCGACTGGGTGGACCACTAACCTTGTCGGAGAAGGTGTTATATTCACATTTAGATGAACCGGATACACAGGAAATCGAACGAGGCAAGTCCTATCTGCGATTGCGACCAGATCGCGTTGCCCTGCAGGACGCGACTGCCCAGATGACACTATTGCAGTTCATCTCGTCGGGCCTGAAGAAGGTAGCAGTTCCATCCACCGTGCACTGCGACCACTTGATCGAGGCCCAAATCAGTGGCGACAAGGACTTGGCCAGAGCTAAGGATCTGAACAAGGAGGTGTACGATTTCCTTTCCTCGGCGTGCGCCAAATATAACTTGGGTTTTTGGAAGCCTGGCAGCGGCATTATTCATCAGATCATTTTGGAGAACTACGCATTTCCCGGCCTCCTGATGATCGGAACTGATTCCCATACTCCGAATGGCGGTGGATTGGGTTGCCTGTGCGTTGGAGTTGGCGGTGCAGATGCCGTCGATGTGATGGCAAATATACCGTGGGAACTCAAGTGCCCAACTGTGATTGGATGCCATCTCACCGGCAAGATCAGTGGATGGACCTCGCCCAAGGATGTCATCCTAAAAGTTGCGGAGATACTGACTGTAAAGGGAGGCACAGGTGCTATTGTGGAGTACCATGGACCTGGTGTTGAGTCTATTTCCTGCACGGGCATGGCTACCATTACCAACATGGGAGCTGAAATCGGTGCCACAACTTCGGTATTTCCATTCAACGAACGCATGGCCACCTATTTGTGTGCCACCGGCAGAGGTGCCATCGCTGAGGAGGCGGCGAAGAATAAAGATCTTTTGGTTCCGGATGAGGGTTGCAAGTACGATAAGGTTATCGAGATCAATTTGGACACCTTGGAACCGCTGGTGAATGGCCCATTCACTCCCGATTTAGCCCATCCCATTAGTAAACTGGGTGAGAACTCCGAGAAGAATGGCTATCCGATGGACATCAAAGTGAGTCTGATTGGCTCCTGCACGAACTCCTCCTACGAGGACATGGGACGATGTGCCAGCATTGCCAATGACGCACTGAGTCATGGCCTAAAATCCTGCGTTCCTTTTAATGTTACCCCGGGATCGGAGCAAGTTCGAGCTACAATTGCGCGGGACGGCATTATAGATATCCTTGAGAAGTTCGGTGGTACTGTGCTGGCGAATGCCTGTGGGCCCTGCATTGGCCAGTGGGATCGCAAGGATGTGAAGATGGGTGAAAAGAACACCATTGTCACGTCGTATAATCGCAACTTCACCGGTCGAAATGATG from Drosophila santomea strain STO CAGO 1482 chromosome 3R, Prin_Dsan_1.1, whole genome shotgun sequence includes:
- the LOC120453441 gene encoding probable aconitate hydratase, mitochondrial translates to MAQRTHRYICLAGSMVRNFHTARFPRCDKVAMSNFDTGIPLPYKKLRQNLDCVKGRLGGPLTLSEKVLYSHLDEPDTQEIERGKSYLRLRPDRVALQDATAQMTLLQFISSGLKKVAVPSTVHCDHLIEAQISGDKDLARAKDLNKEVYDFLSSACAKYNLGFWKPGSGIIHQIILENYAFPGLLMIGTDSHTPNGGGLGCLCVGVGGADAVDVMANIPWELKCPTVIGCHLTGKISGWTSPKDVILKVAEILTVKGGTGAIVEYHGPGVESISCTGMATITNMGAEIGATTSVFPFNERMATYLCATGRGAIAEEAAKNKDLLVPDEGCKYDKVIEINLDTLEPLVNGPFTPDLAHPISKLGENSEKNGYPMDIKVSLIGSCTNSSYEDMGRCASIANDALSHGLKSCVPFNVTPGSEQVRATIARDGIIDILEKFGGTVLANACGPCIGQWDRKDVKMGEKNTIVTSYNRNFTGRNDANPATHCFVTSPEMATALAIAGRLDFNPLTDELTGKDGKMFKLKEPHGEELPAKGFDPGEDTYQAPPAKGDDVKVNVDPKSDRLQLLQPFEKWDGKDYIDLMVLIKIKGKCTTDHISAAGPWLKYRGHLDNISNNMFIGATNAENNEMNKVKNQKSGSFDAVPAVARDYKANKIRWCAVGEENYGEGSSREHAALEPRHLGGVAIIVKSFARIHETNLKKQGMLALTFANPGDYDKVQPSSKISLLNLKDLAPGKPVDAEIKNNGSSDKIQLNHTLNELQIKWFQAGSALNLMKELSAKGGDKK